The following are from one region of the Methyloversatilis discipulorum genome:
- the peaB gene encoding quinohemoprotein amine dehydrogenase maturation protein gives MSEANLLYVDTHAFHDVDVKGRRVLLHVPSTGIFDLDGVTTEVLDFVRPKATVSFEELLQRFSGSGSPALIADAIEDLKSLGVLRGDPAVADRGAGISVTEFPLSTIVLNVNTGCNLSCTYCYKEDLTTPSKGEKLDFDKAKKSIELLLKEGAKRDRVNVVFFGGEPLSNMRLIKAVTAYAEERCREEGKQVDFSLTTNATLLTEEIADWFNEHSFGISISMDGPQAVHDLRRKTIGGKGTYEVVAKKARMLLSRYTARAVGARVTLTAGYSDVAAIHHHLKDELGFAEVGFAPVTSNPITTFNLVGDELRAVFDAMKTLGREYVAAAVEGRNIGFSNMHQMLSDLYEGRRKALPCGAGIGLLAVDHKGELNLCHRFTGSELPTFGNVDTGIAKAELGAFLEGALDRSERGCSTCRIRNLCSGGCYHESYANFSDPHSPVYHYCELLREWVDFGIEAYLEILEKNPAFLHKHVANRSSEL, from the coding sequence ATGTCCGAAGCCAACCTGCTTTACGTCGATACGCACGCCTTCCACGACGTGGATGTGAAGGGCCGGCGCGTGCTGCTGCACGTGCCGAGCACCGGCATCTTCGATCTCGACGGCGTGACCACCGAGGTGCTCGATTTCGTGCGGCCGAAGGCGACCGTGAGCTTCGAGGAGCTGCTGCAGCGCTTCTCGGGCAGCGGCTCGCCGGCGCTGATCGCCGACGCGATCGAGGACCTGAAGTCGCTGGGCGTGCTGCGCGGCGACCCTGCCGTGGCCGACCGCGGCGCCGGCATCAGCGTGACCGAGTTTCCGCTCAGCACCATCGTGCTGAACGTGAACACCGGCTGCAACCTGAGCTGCACCTACTGCTACAAGGAAGATCTGACGACGCCGTCCAAGGGCGAGAAGCTCGACTTCGACAAGGCGAAGAAGAGCATCGAGCTGCTGCTGAAGGAGGGTGCGAAGCGCGACCGCGTCAACGTGGTGTTCTTCGGCGGCGAGCCGCTGTCGAACATGCGGCTGATCAAGGCCGTTACCGCCTACGCCGAGGAGCGCTGCCGCGAGGAGGGCAAGCAGGTCGACTTCTCGCTCACCACCAACGCCACGTTGCTTACCGAAGAGATCGCCGACTGGTTCAACGAACATTCCTTCGGCATCTCGATCAGCATGGACGGCCCGCAGGCGGTGCATGACCTGCGCCGCAAGACGATAGGCGGCAAGGGCACCTACGAGGTGGTGGCGAAGAAGGCGCGCATGCTGCTGTCGCGCTACACCGCGCGGGCGGTCGGTGCGCGGGTCACGCTGACCGCAGGCTATTCCGACGTCGCGGCCATCCACCATCACCTGAAGGACGAACTCGGCTTCGCCGAAGTGGGTTTCGCGCCGGTCACCAGCAACCCGATCACCACCTTCAACCTGGTCGGTGACGAGCTGCGCGCGGTGTTCGACGCGATGAAGACGCTGGGCCGCGAGTACGTCGCGGCGGCAGTCGAGGGCCGCAACATCGGCTTCTCGAACATGCACCAGATGCTGTCCGACCTGTACGAGGGCCGTCGCAAGGCGTTGCCCTGCGGTGCCGGCATCGGGCTGCTGGCGGTCGATCACAAGGGCGAACTGAATCTCTGCCACCGCTTTACCGGCTCCGAGCTGCCGACCTTCGGCAACGTCGACACCGGCATCGCGAAGGCGGAGCTGGGCGCCTTCCTCGAAGGCGCGCTCGACCGTTCCGAGCGCGGCTGCTCGACCTGCCGCATCCGCAACCTGTGCTCGGGCGGCTGCTACCACGAGTCCTACGCCAACTTCAGCGACCCGCATTCGCCGGTCTATCACTACTGCGAACTGCTCAGGGAGTGGGTCGATTTCGGCATCGAGGCCTACCTCGAAATCCTCGAAAAGAACCCCGCCTTCCTCCACAAGCACGTCGCGAACAGGAGCTCTGAACTATGA
- the qhpC gene encoding quinohemoprotein amine dehydrogenase subunit gamma, whose amino-acid sequence MNRLKPLNRKAHQIEAAPNDEAVEKVVAMTAAVAGCATTFDPGWELDPFLGVAGLCQPMEADLYGCSDPCWWPAQVPDTLHNYPDWNTGKDDAARDWKALQSVFPK is encoded by the coding sequence ATGAACCGCTTGAAACCGCTGAACCGCAAGGCCCACCAGATCGAAGCCGCCCCGAACGACGAAGCGGTCGAAAAGGTGGTCGCGATGACCGCCGCCGTCGCCGGCTGCGCCACCACCTTCGACCCGGGTTGGGAACTGGACCCCTTCCTCGGCGTGGCCGGCCTGTGCCAGCCGATGGAAGCCGATCTGTATGGCTGTTCCGACCCCTGCTGGTGGCCGGCCCAGGTGCCGGACACGCTGCACAACTACCCCGACTGGAACACCGGCAAGGACGACGCTGCGCGCGACTGGAAGGCGCTGCAGAGCGTGTTCCCGAAGTAA
- the peaD gene encoding quinohemoprotein amine dehydrogenase subunit beta, translated as MKIKTTAAALAASFGVALFGALPTAALAAKDYLVTAARPNLVFVMDAKERKVVKTHTIPNTSMGNSPITLVHSRDGKTAYVIHNRWETVSGIDLDSGKEVFRAELSGGDIRGKSPFPMDLSPDGKELAVYVNPTQLLPGEYKVMDPYIAIYRTDAGTDAEPVRKLKVPRRVSTLAWSAKGDTLYAFSWDMLKLDPQTGAVKGQHPWRSWKNGEQGEPDTLAIWPQWEQTNVFATPYYVAYANKPEGDPSALRAGIWTLDLEKDTVHFKEFENAGVVLFSSVVNPVRRDETYTVYTQLTKVNTKTGKMDRVDLDHTYYNVNVSSDGKELYIGGTQGDIAVYDSATLKRIGNIRTPGGGDQVLTSLRIFQR; from the coding sequence ATGAAGATCAAGACCACGGCGGCCGCACTGGCCGCCAGCTTTGGCGTCGCGCTGTTCGGCGCCCTTCCGACCGCTGCACTGGCGGCCAAGGATTACCTGGTCACCGCCGCGCGCCCCAACCTCGTGTTCGTGATGGACGCGAAGGAACGCAAGGTGGTGAAGACGCACACCATCCCGAACACCTCGATGGGCAACAGCCCGATCACGCTGGTGCACTCGCGTGACGGCAAGACCGCCTACGTCATTCACAACCGCTGGGAAACCGTGTCCGGCATCGACCTGGACAGCGGCAAGGAAGTGTTCCGCGCCGAACTGTCCGGCGGCGACATCCGCGGCAAGTCGCCCTTCCCGATGGACCTCAGCCCGGATGGCAAGGAACTGGCGGTCTATGTGAATCCGACCCAGCTGCTGCCGGGCGAGTACAAGGTGATGGATCCCTACATCGCGATCTACCGCACCGACGCCGGCACCGACGCCGAGCCGGTGCGCAAGCTCAAGGTGCCGCGCCGCGTATCGACGCTCGCCTGGTCGGCCAAGGGCGACACGCTGTACGCCTTCAGCTGGGACATGCTCAAGCTCGACCCGCAGACCGGCGCAGTCAAGGGCCAGCACCCATGGCGCAGCTGGAAGAACGGCGAACAGGGCGAGCCGGACACGCTGGCGATCTGGCCGCAGTGGGAACAGACCAATGTGTTCGCCACGCCCTACTACGTGGCTTACGCGAACAAGCCGGAAGGCGATCCGTCCGCACTGCGCGCCGGCATCTGGACGCTGGACCTCGAGAAGGACACGGTGCATTTCAAGGAATTCGAGAACGCCGGCGTCGTGCTGTTCTCCAGCGTGGTGAACCCGGTGCGCCGCGACGAAACCTATACCGTCTATACCCAGCTCACCAAGGTGAATACGAAGACCGGCAAGATGGACCGCGTCGACCTCGACCACACCTACTACAACGTGAATGTGTCGAGCGACGGCAAGGAGCTCTACATCGGCGGCACCCAGGGCGACATCGCGGTGTACGACAGCGCCACGCTGAAGCGCATCGGCAACATCCGCACGCCGGGCGGTGGCGACCAGGTGCTCACCTCGCTGCGCATCTTCCAGCGCTGA
- a CDS encoding ABC transporter ATP-binding protein has translation MRAEALHAPAAGAAPVAAAPAGQGGRRLGALYRWAGDFIRPEWPALAAVLLLSLLAVLAGLAQPVLTKALIDDGILAHDRAAVLASGGWMVGLALCALAVGFACRRIHVAASARILHRMRESLFAHVLRLSPAFFSRMRQGDLLARLEGDLGEVQRFAVDAVLSAINSVLTLIGTVVLLWLLSPKLALFLALLMVLNGIVLSWVRPRIEKLSQQSRDAGVEVSSFLVEKVGAVRCVQTHAAERRELERLAALHRTVRERLLSLQLFGYLGGAFPNLLLSLAVIGIFVGGSLSMLAGEALTLGTLVAFATCVQRASAPLHALMGLYLQWQRVKVGLNRVDELRALDVPDDAPLLPADLLPTADLVVRDLAFSYPGAARPAFSGLNLTLPAGARVWLRGDSGCGKSTFIDLLHRHFEPSAGWITIGGVNLQAIDRATLRRHVVVVSQEAVLFTGSLCDNIRYGRPDASRNEVERAAQAAGVSDFLSRLPDGLDAMVGPRGASLSGGERQRVALARALLMSPTLLVIDEGTSSLDGALELRTLAAIDALLPRATRIVVSHRDLSQFAFDRVIDFPQAAA, from the coding sequence ATGCGGGCAGAAGCACTGCATGCGCCCGCAGCGGGCGCCGCGCCAGTCGCGGCGGCGCCTGCTGGGCAGGGCGGTCGTCGGCTCGGTGCGCTCTACCGCTGGGCCGGCGACTTCATCCGGCCGGAGTGGCCGGCGCTGGCGGCCGTGCTTCTGCTGTCGCTGCTCGCCGTGCTGGCCGGACTGGCCCAGCCTGTGCTGACCAAGGCGCTGATCGACGACGGCATCCTCGCGCACGATCGCGCGGCGGTGCTGGCGAGCGGCGGGTGGATGGTGGGGCTGGCGCTGTGTGCGCTGGCGGTCGGCTTCGCCTGCCGCCGCATCCACGTGGCGGCGTCGGCGCGCATCCTCCACCGCATGCGCGAATCGCTGTTCGCGCATGTGCTGCGGCTGTCGCCGGCCTTCTTCTCGCGCATGCGGCAGGGCGACCTGCTGGCGCGGCTGGAAGGGGACCTCGGCGAGGTGCAGCGCTTCGCCGTCGACGCCGTGCTGTCGGCGATCAACTCGGTGCTCACGCTGATCGGCACCGTCGTGCTGCTCTGGCTGCTCAGCCCGAAGCTGGCGCTCTTCCTTGCGTTGTTGATGGTGCTCAACGGCATCGTGCTGTCCTGGGTGCGGCCGCGCATCGAAAAGCTGTCGCAGCAGTCGCGCGACGCCGGTGTCGAAGTGTCGAGCTTCCTGGTCGAGAAGGTCGGTGCGGTGCGGTGCGTGCAGACGCACGCCGCCGAGCGGCGCGAACTGGAGCGGCTCGCTGCCTTGCACCGCACGGTGCGCGAGCGCCTGCTGTCGCTGCAGCTGTTTGGCTATCTCGGCGGTGCTTTTCCCAATCTGCTGCTGTCGCTGGCCGTGATCGGCATCTTCGTCGGCGGCAGCCTGTCGATGCTGGCTGGCGAGGCGCTGACGCTGGGCACGCTCGTCGCCTTCGCCACCTGCGTGCAGCGCGCCAGCGCGCCGCTGCATGCGCTGATGGGGCTCTACCTGCAGTGGCAGCGCGTGAAGGTCGGCCTGAACCGCGTCGACGAACTGCGCGCGCTCGACGTGCCGGACGATGCGCCCCTGCTGCCGGCAGACCTTCTGCCGACCGCCGACCTCGTGGTGCGCGACCTCGCTTTCAGCTATCCGGGTGCGGCGCGCCCGGCTTTCAGCGGACTGAACCTGACCCTTCCCGCCGGCGCCCGCGTCTGGCTGCGTGGCGATTCAGGCTGTGGCAAATCCACCTTCATCGATCTGCTGCATCGTCACTTCGAACCGTCGGCCGGCTGGATCACCATCGGCGGCGTGAACCTGCAGGCCATAGACCGCGCAACGCTGCGCCGGCACGTCGTCGTGGTGTCGCAGGAGGCGGTGCTGTTCACCGGCTCGCTGTGCGACAACATCCGCTACGGCCGGCCCGACGCGAGTCGCAACGAGGTCGAGCGGGCGGCGCAGGCGGCCGGCGTGAGCGACTTCCTGTCGCGGCTGCCCGACGGGCTGGACGCCATGGTCGGCCCGCGCGGCGCATCGCTGTCCGGCGGTGAGCGGCAGCGGGTCGCGCTGGCACGTGCGCTGCTGATGTCACCGACACTGCTGGTGATCGACGAAGGCACGTCCTCGCTCGACGGCGCGCTCGAACTGCGCACGCTGGCGGCGATCGACGCGCTGCTGCCGCGGGCGACGCGCATCGTGGTCAGTCACCGCGACCTGTCGCAGTTCGCCTTCGACCGCGTCATCGATTTTCCGCAGGCCGCCGCATGA
- a CDS encoding S8 family serine peptidase — protein sequence MTAVVRVGLLDGALDRSFGHAVDAVSGSAPLDADARGHGSQIARCVLAQAPQARLAVAQVFDRSRETTVDAVLDGLYWLIGQGVHLINMSFGMATASPRLALACRDAAEAGVVLVASAPARGAPVYPAAFAHCIAVTGDARCAPGELSWLATAAADFGTHALIEPGHPERGGGASIATARMSGLIAALLALGVAPGDVRARLQRAAIHVGPERRHA from the coding sequence ATGACCGCTGTCGTACGCGTGGGTCTGCTCGACGGCGCGCTGGACCGCAGCTTCGGTCACGCGGTGGACGCCGTGTCGGGCAGCGCGCCGCTGGACGCCGATGCGCGCGGCCACGGCAGCCAGATCGCGCGCTGCGTGCTCGCGCAGGCACCGCAGGCGCGGCTGGCGGTGGCGCAGGTGTTCGACCGCAGCCGTGAAACGACGGTCGATGCGGTGCTCGACGGCCTGTACTGGCTGATCGGGCAGGGCGTGCACCTGATCAACATGAGCTTCGGCATGGCGACGGCAAGCCCGCGGCTCGCACTGGCCTGCCGCGACGCCGCTGAAGCCGGCGTCGTGCTGGTCGCGTCGGCGCCGGCGCGCGGTGCGCCGGTGTATCCGGCCGCCTTCGCGCACTGCATCGCGGTGACCGGCGACGCGCGCTGCGCGCCGGGCGAGCTGTCGTGGCTGGCGACCGCGGCAGCCGACTTCGGTACGCACGCGCTGATCGAACCCGGCCATCCGGAACGCGGCGGTGGTGCCAGCATCGCCACCGCGCGGATGAGCGGGCTGATCGCCGCGCTGCTTGCGCTGGGCGTCGCGCCGGGCGACGTGCGCGCGCGGCTGCAGCGGGCGGCGATCCATGTCGGACCGGAGCGCCGTCATGCCTGA
- the ccsA gene encoding cytochrome c biogenesis protein CcsA, which translates to MPDRLLWGAVLGAALVCTVLPALGDVLLASVGAAALCAGVASARRAALLRVAAGLLWGALIALALLLLGDRFDLRYVWIYSGAELPLHLKLANLWGGDEGTTLLLAAFLSTLAARGAAQRRQRIDVAALLAAWYALTAAWLGPFAATPAEWLQKSVSQGMNAHLMKIWMLVHAPLILAAYAWTLSLAAPALAALGGQETRWPGSALTHARRAWALLTAGIGFGMVWAFEDAMYGQVWHWDPVQTAVFAVWCLLAAHLHGAGGWRPGRTMWRWVPFAALAAAVLTAVAMGVTRNDVLASSHRYVGASTWAAHLMLAALLSLAGLAAWLQGLRAVRPIPSAKRLNLAAWGLRATQLLFVFIGLAAVAHLAWAFYASAQALPRPDDLKPFFETLRNWARGSELPALRAAFAQWDVDGYGLARLLLLPMVATGLIGGWFFARRLSARLGWITLAVAALACAAAFLQGGLLAGHYAGSGVLSQQIVAVLPRIDAALIAGAYLALGCAAWSLHGAWRSRRTAGYLLPLGLLHLGAVVALWGGLLATALNGYSQHLVNIDGAWQRAHQGYAVRVTGLDVDRASDGGRTQGGGSFRALAQIEISTPEQRVLQGQTLYRDARSAIAGYAGPVRQICEILDYRYARYADQPGYVLHPFIDRGWARDLQLWVATSSAVAALEGGPQAAQAVVVLRVLPFASLLWIGLTLTSLGALWLALRPQPTHREVQR; encoded by the coding sequence ATGCCTGATCGTCTGCTGTGGGGCGCCGTGCTGGGGGCGGCGCTGGTCTGTACCGTGCTGCCGGCGCTTGGCGATGTGCTGCTCGCCTCTGTCGGAGCGGCCGCGCTGTGTGCCGGCGTGGCGAGCGCCCGGCGCGCCGCGTTGCTGCGTGTCGCGGCCGGTCTGCTGTGGGGCGCGCTGATTGCGCTGGCCCTGCTGCTGCTCGGTGACCGTTTCGACCTGCGCTATGTGTGGATCTACAGCGGTGCCGAACTGCCGCTGCATCTGAAGCTGGCCAATCTGTGGGGTGGCGACGAAGGTACGACGCTGCTGCTGGCCGCCTTCCTGAGCACATTGGCCGCGCGCGGCGCAGCGCAGCGCCGCCAGCGCATCGACGTCGCTGCACTGCTGGCGGCCTGGTATGCGCTGACCGCCGCCTGGCTCGGCCCTTTCGCGGCGACGCCGGCCGAGTGGCTGCAGAAGTCGGTGTCGCAGGGCATGAACGCGCACCTGATGAAGATATGGATGCTGGTGCACGCGCCACTCATCCTCGCCGCCTACGCGTGGACGCTGTCGCTCGCCGCACCCGCGCTGGCTGCGCTCGGCGGACAGGAGACACGCTGGCCGGGCAGTGCGCTGACGCACGCACGTCGGGCCTGGGCGCTGCTCACCGCCGGCATCGGCTTCGGCATGGTGTGGGCCTTCGAGGACGCGATGTACGGCCAGGTGTGGCACTGGGACCCGGTGCAGACCGCGGTGTTCGCCGTCTGGTGTCTGCTCGCCGCCCACCTGCACGGCGCCGGCGGCTGGCGGCCCGGGCGCACGATGTGGCGCTGGGTGCCTTTCGCCGCTCTGGCGGCGGCGGTGCTGACCGCGGTCGCGATGGGCGTCACGCGCAACGACGTGCTCGCCAGTTCGCACCGCTACGTCGGCGCGTCGACCTGGGCGGCCCACCTGATGCTGGCTGCGCTGCTGTCGCTGGCCGGACTTGCTGCGTGGCTGCAAGGACTGCGCGCGGTTCGGCCCATTCCGAGTGCGAAGCGCCTGAATCTCGCCGCCTGGGGCTTGCGCGCGACGCAGCTCCTCTTTGTATTCATCGGCCTGGCCGCAGTGGCGCATCTCGCCTGGGCCTTCTACGCCAGCGCACAGGCCCTGCCGCGGCCGGACGACCTGAAGCCCTTCTTCGAAACGCTGCGCAACTGGGCGCGCGGCTCCGAATTGCCTGCGCTGCGTGCGGCCTTCGCGCAGTGGGACGTCGACGGCTACGGACTGGCACGCCTGCTGCTGTTGCCCATGGTCGCGACCGGGCTGATCGGCGGCTGGTTCTTCGCGCGCAGGCTGTCGGCACGACTGGGCTGGATCACGCTGGCTGTCGCGGCGCTGGCCTGCGCCGCAGCGTTCCTGCAGGGCGGGCTGCTGGCCGGCCACTACGCCGGCAGCGGTGTGCTGTCGCAGCAGATCGTCGCCGTGCTGCCGCGCATCGACGCCGCGCTGATCGCCGGCGCTTATCTTGCGCTCGGCTGTGCAGCGTGGAGCCTGCACGGCGCCTGGCGCAGCCGGCGCACCGCCGGCTATCTGCTGCCGCTCGGCCTGCTGCATCTCGGTGCGGTGGTCGCGCTGTGGGGCGGGCTGCTGGCGACGGCGCTGAATGGCTATTCGCAGCACCTGGTCAATATCGACGGAGCGTGGCAGCGCGCGCATCAGGGCTATGCGGTGCGCGTTACCGGCCTTGACGTGGACCGCGCATCCGACGGCGGTCGCACGCAGGGCGGCGGCAGCTTCCGCGCGCTGGCGCAGATCGAGATTTCGACGCCGGAGCAGCGCGTGCTGCAGGGACAGACGCTGTACCGCGACGCCCGCAGCGCGATCGCCGGCTACGCCGGGCCGGTGCGCCAGATCTGCGAAATCCTCGACTACCGCTATGCGCGCTATGCCGACCAGCCGGGCTATGTGCTGCACCCTTTCATCGACCGCGGCTGGGCGCGCGACCTGCAGCTGTGGGTCGCCACCTCGTCCGCGGTGGCGGCGCTCGAAGGCGGACCGCAGGCCGCGCAGGCCGTGGTCGTGCTGCGCGTGCTGCCTTTCGCCTCGCTGCTGTGGATCGGTCTGACGCTGACGTCGCTGGGCGCGCTGTGGCTCGCACTGCGCCCGCAACCCACGCACAGGGAGGTGCAACGATGA
- a CDS encoding NAD(P)/FAD-dependent oxidoreductase, whose translation MNPLVILGAGPAASLLAIALARHDITAQVIGRLRTASAVEGLSQRVVEALRQLGCHEALALLGPRWHRVSSWNAQEVEMNGEFVVDRVAFDAALLRDAKAAGVELHDGLVRELERGDDGGWCVRWEDGDGRLQRTDAALLAECRGHTAPKMAPDRHAGPTLVSLGRTFDGARPQPRTTFIESFPSGWAWGGVDPQGCAHIQVVVQPAGVAAVGGDLDLAHAAALAQLTRLPRRFGMQLKPAGATRARGIQAALRGGVVGDGYLRVGDAAYTCDPLSGHGMFEAASGAIAAVPFINTLLRRPAQTALAQRYLRERIETVFASRVEAARQHYAAEMHWADEPFWRQVTQPPAAPSSALAPVATAAFATRPVVEDGFIVERRVVVSAEHPRGVRFIDGIDLGRLDELLQARPQTGPSDIGQHLHAPADAVARALRWLQAQSLITRAGH comes from the coding sequence ATGAATCCGCTGGTCATACTCGGGGCCGGTCCGGCCGCCAGCCTGCTGGCGATCGCGCTGGCGCGGCACGACATAACCGCGCAGGTGATCGGGCGTCTGCGCACGGCATCTGCGGTCGAGGGCCTGTCGCAGCGCGTGGTCGAGGCGCTGAGGCAGCTCGGCTGTCACGAGGCGCTGGCCTTGCTCGGCCCGCGCTGGCATCGCGTGTCGAGCTGGAACGCGCAGGAAGTCGAGATGAACGGCGAGTTCGTCGTCGACCGCGTCGCCTTCGACGCGGCCCTGCTGCGCGACGCGAAAGCAGCAGGCGTCGAACTGCACGACGGTCTGGTGCGCGAACTGGAGCGTGGCGACGACGGCGGCTGGTGCGTGCGCTGGGAGGACGGCGACGGCCGGCTGCAGCGCACCGATGCCGCACTGCTCGCCGAGTGCCGCGGCCATACGGCACCGAAGATGGCACCCGACCGCCATGCCGGCCCGACGCTGGTGTCGCTGGGGCGCACCTTCGACGGCGCCCGACCACAGCCGCGAACGACCTTCATCGAATCCTTCCCGTCCGGCTGGGCCTGGGGCGGCGTCGATCCGCAGGGCTGTGCGCACATCCAGGTGGTCGTGCAGCCGGCCGGCGTGGCGGCCGTCGGCGGCGACCTCGATCTGGCGCACGCGGCGGCGCTGGCGCAGCTCACGCGCCTGCCACGACGTTTCGGCATGCAGCTGAAGCCGGCCGGTGCGACGCGGGCGCGCGGCATACAGGCGGCGCTGCGCGGCGGCGTCGTCGGCGACGGTTATCTGCGCGTCGGCGATGCCGCCTATACCTGCGATCCGCTGTCCGGTCACGGCATGTTCGAAGCGGCCTCCGGCGCCATTGCCGCGGTGCCCTTCATCAACACGTTGCTGCGGCGGCCGGCGCAGACGGCGCTGGCGCAGCGCTACCTGCGCGAACGCATCGAAACGGTGTTCGCATCGCGCGTCGAGGCGGCGCGGCAGCACTACGCGGCCGAGATGCACTGGGCCGATGAGCCCTTCTGGCGGCAGGTGACCCAACCACCCGCTGCGCCGTCATCGGCGCTCGCCCCGGTCGCCACGGCGGCGTTCGCGACGCGACCGGTGGTCGAGGACGGCTTCATCGTCGAGCGCCGCGTCGTCGTCAGCGCCGAGCATCCGCGCGGCGTGCGCTTCATCGATGGCATAGACCTCGGCCGGCTCGACGAACTGCTGCAGGCCAGGCCACAGACCGGGCCGAGCGACATCGGTCAGCACCTGCACGCACCCGCCGACGCGGTGGCGCGCGCGCTGCGCTGGCTGCAGGCGCAGTCCCTGATCACCCGCGCCGGGCACTGA
- a CDS encoding TorF family putative porin, with the protein MKGLLPAILTCLLPLSSLAEEAAAPAYTISANVGLFSQYIFRGISYTQENPAVQGGFDLAHSSGAYLGIWGTNVSDLALSNATGEIDVYGGFAKTIDDWTFDVGFLQFIFPGGKYDLVGGGTESLNTLELNAAVTWKFIQLKYSYAVTDYFGFSKKAFGADSDGSDYIELNANYEFMPSWIANVHVGHQKVKNYDDYDFTDWKVGVTKNFEGGWQAAVAYVDTNADRNFYTICDNGIRCKDTGDSKWLLYVKRTF; encoded by the coding sequence ATGAAGGGGCTGCTGCCCGCGATACTGACCTGTTTGCTGCCGCTGTCGTCACTTGCCGAAGAAGCCGCCGCACCGGCCTACACGATCAGCGCCAACGTGGGCCTGTTCTCGCAGTACATCTTCCGCGGCATCAGCTATACGCAGGAGAATCCGGCGGTGCAGGGCGGTTTCGACCTCGCGCACTCGAGCGGCGCCTACCTGGGCATCTGGGGCACCAATGTGAGCGATCTGGCGCTGTCGAACGCGACCGGCGAGATCGACGTGTACGGTGGGTTCGCCAAGACCATCGACGACTGGACCTTCGACGTCGGCTTCCTGCAGTTCATCTTTCCGGGTGGCAAGTACGACTTGGTCGGCGGCGGCACCGAAAGCCTGAACACGCTGGAACTGAACGCAGCGGTGACGTGGAAGTTCATCCAGCTGAAGTACTCGTACGCGGTGACCGACTACTTCGGTTTCAGCAAGAAGGCCTTCGGCGCAGACTCGGACGGTTCGGACTACATCGAGCTGAACGCGAACTACGAGTTCATGCCGTCGTGGATCGCCAACGTTCACGTCGGTCACCAGAAGGTGAAGAACTACGACGATTACGACTTCACGGACTGGAAGGTGGGCGTGACGAAGAACTTCGAGGGCGGCTGGCAGGCGGCGGTGGCGTATGTCGACACCAATGCGGACAGGAACTTCTACACGATCTGCGACAACGGCATCCGCTGCAAGGACACCGGCGACAGCAAGTGGCTGCTCTACGTGAAACGGACCTTCTGA
- the narL gene encoding two-component system response regulator NarL: MSIRILLIDDHPLFRKGVAQLVRADDELELAGEVSDGASGIALAAELDPDLILIDLNMKSMNGIETLRQLKASGVRARCVMLTVSDDERDVLDAMKAGADGYLLKDMEPEELCARIKQSVGGNVVLDASVAGLLAHALNAPPAASHSDLTEREREILGLLADGRSNKEIARELGISDATVKVHIKHLLRKLNMKSRLEAAVWALQNPQFRQMMAG, translated from the coding sequence ATGAGCATCCGCATCCTGCTGATCGACGACCATCCGCTGTTCCGCAAGGGCGTGGCCCAGCTGGTGCGCGCCGACGACGAGCTCGAACTGGCGGGCGAGGTCAGCGACGGCGCCAGCGGCATCGCGCTGGCCGCCGAACTCGACCCCGACCTCATCCTGATCGATCTGAACATGAAGTCGATGAACGGCATCGAAACGCTGCGCCAGCTGAAGGCCTCAGGCGTGCGTGCGCGCTGCGTCATGCTCACCGTGTCCGACGACGAGCGCGACGTGCTCGACGCGATGAAAGCCGGTGCCGACGGCTATCTGCTGAAGGACATGGAACCGGAAGAGCTGTGCGCCCGCATCAAGCAGTCGGTCGGCGGCAACGTGGTGCTCGACGCCAGCGTCGCCGGCCTGCTGGCGCACGCGCTGAATGCACCGCCGGCCGCCTCGCACAGCGACCTGACCGAACGCGAGCGGGAAATCCTCGGCCTGCTGGCCGACGGCCGCAGCAACAAGGAAATCGCCCGCGAACTGGGCATTTCCGACGCCACGGTGAAGGTGCACATCAAGCACCTGCTGCGCAAGCTGAACATGAAGAGCCGGCTCGAAGCGGCGGTGTGGGCGCTGCAGAACCCGCAGTTCAGGCAAATGATGGCGGGCTGA